The Nothobranchius furzeri strain GRZ-AD chromosome 6, NfurGRZ-RIMD1, whole genome shotgun sequence genome includes a region encoding these proteins:
- the LOC139070273 gene encoding uncharacterized protein, with protein sequence MDSFNETDATGQSFQYLVQNVEPLYKQYKPPPRDLIQLPKSVLYLLMAALVVVAVAYAIVGHLIKDLMLDITDCLLGPLEEELKKDGEGEGVNPLHMPPALTHSHPNAFHVWDQDDIIIPITPPTDSPMASPLLSVIPYIPSFFPTALNVSTPPHNQPLPKESDA encoded by the exons ATGGACAGCTTCAACGAGACAGACGCCACAGGACAATCGTTCCAGTATCTGGTACAAAATGTGGAGCCGCTGTACAAGCAGTACAAGCCTCCACCCAGGGACCTCATCCAGTTGCCCAAATCAGTGCTCTACCTTCTCATGGCTGCCCTGGTCGTGGTCGCCGTGGCGTATGCTATCGTCGGTCATCTCATTAAAGATCTCATGCTGGATATAACAG ACTGTTTGCTAGGGCCGCTGGAGGAGGAGCTAAAAAAAGATGGAGAGGGTGAGGGGGTCAACCCCCTCCACATGCCACCGGCACTGACCCACTCCCACCCAAACGCCTTCCATGTGTGGGACCAGGATGACATCATCATCCCCATCACGCCCCCCACTGACAGCCCGATGGCCAGCCCTCTGCTGTCTGTCATCCCATACATCCCATCCTTTTTCCCCACCGCCCTCAACGTGAGCACCCCTCCCCACAACCAGCCCCTCCCAAAGGAGAGCGATGCTTAA
- the acp5a gene encoding tartrate-resistant acid phosphatase type 5a yields MALTLLTALAAAVTVTYCFPAVFQELENNGGNRTSIKFLAVGDWGGLPYPPYVTAVQKTTANEMNAVAEQMGADFVLALGDNFYYRGVDSVDSPRFQETFESVYSAKSLRVPWYVLAGNHDHAGNVKAQIDYSLKSDRWKFPSYYYELNFRIPNTGKTLTIIMLDTIVLCGNSDDFVDEQPRGPAYAVEANRQLVWLQERLARSRADFLLVAGHYPVWSVSEHGPTECLLKSLRPLLIEHNVTAYVCGHDHNLQYLEESGVGYVVSGAGNFLDPDIRHWNHVPKGSLKFFTGQASTLGGFVHAEVTKNKLILTFFQATGTSLYRTVLSQREFR; encoded by the exons ATGGCTCTGACGCTGCTAACCGCCCTAGCTGCTGCCGTGACAGTGACATACTGCTTCCCGGCTGTCTTCCAAGAGCTGGAGAACAATGGTG GAAACAGAACCTCCATTAAGTTCCTGGCTGTAGGCGACTGGGGCGGGCTGCCGTACCCGCCATACGTCACCGCTGTGCAGAAGACGACGGCTAACGAGATGAATGCAGTGGCGGAGCAGATGGGAGCTGACTTCGTCCTGGCCCTTGGAGATAATTTCTACTACAGAGGTGTGGACAGCGTGGACTCCCCTCGCTTTCAG GAAACCTTTGAGTCCGTCTACTCGGCAAAGTCCCTCAGAGTGCCGTGGTATGTTCTGGCTGGGAATCACGACCATGCAGGGAACGTCAAAGCCCAGATTGACTACTCTCTTAAATCTGACCGATG GAAATTCCCATCTTACTATTACGAGCTGAACTTCCGCATTCCCAACACGGGGAAGACTCTGACCATCATCATGCTCGACACGATCGTGCTGTGCGGTAACTCGGACGACTTTGTGGACGAGCAGCCCAGAGGACCCGCGTACGCCGTGGAGGCCAACCGTCAGCTGGTCTGGCTGCAGGAGCGACTGGCTCGCTCCAGAGCAGACTTCCTGTTGGTGGCAGGCCACTATCCCGTCTGGTCAGTGTCGGAGCACGGGCCCACAGAGTGTTTACTCAAAAGTCTTCGCCCTCTGCTGATCGAACACAACGTCACCGCTTACGTCTGCGGCCACGATCACAACCTGCAG TACCTGGAGGAGTCTGGAGTGGGCTACGTGGTGAGCGGCGCTGGAAACTTCCTAGATCCTGACATTCGGCACTGGAACCACGTCCCTAAGGGCTCCTTAAAGTTCTTCACGGGCCAGGCTTCAACGCTCGGAGGCTTCGTTCACGCAGAAGTCACCAAGAACAAGCTGATCCTGACCTTCTTCCAGGCGACGGGCACCTCTCTGTACCGGACCGTCCTGTCCCAGAGGGAGTTCCGGTAG